The following are from one region of the Arachis duranensis cultivar V14167 chromosome 10, aradu.V14167.gnm2.J7QH, whole genome shotgun sequence genome:
- the LOC110276736 gene encoding E3 ubiquitin-protein ligase RSL1-like: MTNSNEVENHRNSVGVATKQTKKINREEKGKSSSISSFVCEICIVTKTEAESFTISGCTHSYCTDCVVKYVCSKLDDNVINIRCPMPRCRGLLETNGCREILPKSVLHRWEKSLREAAVLESESKRFLYSRPRQMCVTCTDEDRVMMKLAERNGWKRCPKCRFYVEKDPLTCNKILCRCGEVFCYGCGSSTCVTTGFGHPCRPACRLPSWAIGLSILFGFIILFLCLDENHR, encoded by the coding sequence ATGACGAATTCTAACGAGGTAGAGAATCACAGAAACAGCGTCGGCGTCGCCACAAAACAAACGAAGAAGATCAACAGAGAGGAGAAAGGCAAGTCCTCCTCGATTTCCTCGTTCGTGTGCGAAATCTGCATTGTCACTAAAACCGAAGCGGAATCTTTCACCATAAGTGGTTGCACACACTCGTATTGTACGGATTGCGTGGTGAAGTACGTTTGTTCTAAGCTCGACGACAACGTGATCAATATCCGGTGTCCGATGCCGCGGTGCCGTGGTCTATTGGAAACCAATGGTTGCCGCGAGATTCTGCCAAAGTCGGTATTGCATCGGTGGGAGAAGTCATTGCGTGAAGCTGCTGTTCTTGAGAGCGAGAGCAAGAGATTCCTGTATTCCCGCCCTAGGCAGATGTGCGTCACGTGCACGGATGAAGATAGAGTGATGATGAAGTTAGCGGAGAGGAACGGGTGGAAGAGGTGCCCAAAGTGCAGGTTCTACGTTGAGAAGGATCCTTTGACGTGCAATAAAATACTTTGCAGGTGTGGTGAAGTCTTCTGCTACGGCTGTGGCAGTTCCACCTGTGTCACTACTGGATTCGGCCATCCCTGCCGTCCCGCCTGCCGTCTTCCATCATGGGCTATTGGTCTGTCAATTCTATTTGGATTTATCATTCTTTTCCTATGTTTGGATGAAAACCATCGATGA
- the LOC107468721 gene encoding LOW QUALITY PROTEIN: U-box domain-containing protein 8 (The sequence of the model RefSeq protein was modified relative to this genomic sequence to represent the inferred CDS: substituted 3 bases at 3 genomic stop codons) — MAAQLPEHFKCPISLEIMSDPVILSSGHTFDRSSIQRWLDAGHRTCPITKLPLPDHASLIPNHALRSLISNFTPLTPTPIPNPSPPHPQPVFXLEKIHXIQISYLNHQIPIAKSSNHIRSYLTYYLITFGXTGYYNSLCENALSLLLNLSLDDHNKVGLVAEGVVARLVAVISGTAAGNPSPDCRALAATTLTSLAVVEVNKATIGAYPHAIESLVALVRDGKGREKKEAATALYALCSFPDNRRRAVECGAVPVLLRSVDCGLERAVEVVGVLAKCKEGREQMERFHGCVQILSRVLRNGSSRGVQYALLALNSLCCGSEVASMEAIREGLLETCLGFLEDDNEKVRRNASALLQNLRGNNRIS, encoded by the coding sequence ATGGCGGCTCAGCTACCAGAACACTTCAAGTGTCCGATTTCACTCGAAATAATGTCCGACCCAGTCATACTCTCCTCCGGCCACACATTCGACCGCTCCTCCATACAGCGCTGGCTCGATGCAGGCCACCGCACCTGCCCAATTACCAAACTGCCCCTCCCCGATCATGCCTCCCTCATCCCCAACCACGCCCTCCGCAGCCTCATTTCCAACTTTACCCCTCTCACTCCAACTCCAATTCCCAATCCCTCACCTCCCCACCCCCAACCTGTTTTCTGACTCGAAAAAATTCActaaatccaaatatcatatttaaatcatcaaattccaattgccaaatcttccaaccatattcgctcctatttaacttattatttaattactttcgGTTAAACCGGGTATTACAATTCCCTTTGCGAGAACGCTCTCTCTTTGCTTCTCAATCTCAGTCTCGACGACCACAACAAGGTTGGACTCGTCGCCGAGGGAGTCGTTGCCCGCCTCGTCGCCGTCATCTCCGGAACGGCTGCCGGAAATCCATCCCCGGACTGCCGCGCGCTCGCAGCCACAACACTCACAAGCCTGGCCGTCGTGGAGGTCAACAAGGCCACAATCGGCGCGTACCCTCACGCGATCGAGTCACTCGTGGCACTCGTAAGGGATGGAAAGGggagagagaagaaggaagccGCGACGGCGCTCTATGCTCTCTGCTCCTTCCCGGACAACCGGCGGAGGGCGGTGGAGTGCGGCGCGGTGCCTGTTCTTCTCCGGAGCGTGGATTGCGGCTTGGAGAGGGCCGTTGAGGTTGTTGGAGTTCTTGCAAAGTGTAAGGAAGGGAGGGAACAGATGGAGAGGTTCCATGGATGCGTTCAGATTCTGAGTCGGGTTCTGAGGAATGGAAGCTCAAGAGGGGTTCAGTATGCTCTCTTGGCTCTTAACTCGTTGTGTTGTGGCAGTGAAGTTGCTTCTATGGAAGCCATCAGAGAAGGCCTTTTGGAAACATGTCTTGGCTTTCTGGAAGATGATAACGAGAAAGTGAGAAGGAATGCTTCTGCTTTGCTTCAGAATCTGCGTGGCAACAATAGGATCAGCTGA
- the LOC107468578 gene encoding G-type lectin S-receptor-like serine/threonine-protein kinase At4g27290 — MERRRTHLSLSFSFLVTFCYFFIAIFATFLEAYDTLSPPQTITGNKTLVSPSQNFELGFFNLGSNSTRRYLGIWYKNVPKKTVIWVANRDNPLAHDFGDDGSLTFSNDGKLIVHSHKGNVIWSSNSSRPARNPVAQLLDTGNLVLKDIDGRSSEKYIWQSFDYPCDTLVPGMRLGWRFKTGLNRHLSSWKSYDDPSNGDYTYSVDPRGIPQLFLNKRNKKIFRSGPWYGQQFKGDPVLSSNPVFKAVFVFDSDEVSYSYEAKDNMISRFVLTPSGSIRHFSWNDHKSSWVSEFSVQGDHCDDYALCGAYGSCSIVKSSSPSCKCLKGFEPRKAQDWSSGCVREDSKGCKSGGDSFEKLTGLKLPDSAEFHANYSISINHCEAECLKNCSCVAYAKLDVNASGKGCVTWFGDLFDIREAPVYGQDLYVRVSASQLDSNVGRNKKKIFILLPVAVSLTSTIVVLALWFIIKTWQRNGVEKEDLQFNDGRGSRSERNEYELPLFEIAIIEAATMNFSVYNKIGEGGFGLVYKGELPSGQEIAVKKLLETSGQGLQEFKNEVILISQLQHRNLVKLLGCCIHGEDKMLVYEYMPNKSLDSLLFDETKRPVLNWQKRLDIIIGIARGLLYLHRDSRLRIVHRDLKASNVLLDINMNPKISDFGMARMFGGDQTEAMTKRVVGTYGYMSPEYAIDGQFSFKSDVFSFGVLLLEILSGKRNKGFLHPDHKLNLLGHAWKLWNEGKALELMDGLLENEFPSSEALRCIQVGLSCVQHRPEDRPTMSLVLVMLDSESAVLPQPGRPGLYSERFFSETDSTSLARLNSSSNHINVTLVEGR, encoded by the exons ATGGAGAGAAGAAGAACACACTTGAgcctttcattttcatttcttgTCACTTTTTGCTACTTCTTCATAGCCATTTTTGCAACATTTTTGGAAGCATATGATACCTTAAGTCCACCACAAACCATCACTGGCAACAAAACACTAGTCTCACCTTCCCAGAATTTTGAACTAGGTTTCTTTAATCTTGGTAGCAACTCCACTCGTAGATATCTTGGGATATGGTACAAAAATGTTCCTAAGAAAACTGTTATTTGGGTTGCAAACAGAGACAATCCACTTGCTCATGATTTTGGTGATGATGGATCCTTAACATTCAGCAATGATGGGAAACTCATAGTTCACAGCCACAAAGGAAATGTTATTTGGTCTTCAAATTCTTCTAGACCTGCAAGAAATCCAGTGGCACAGCTTCTAGACACTGGAAATCTTGTTCTTAAAGATATTGATGGAAGAAGCTCTGAGAAATATATATGGCAGAGTTTTGATTATCCATGTGACACATTGGTGCCAGGGATGAGACTTGGTTGGAGATTCAAAACCGGCTTGAACCGACATTTGAGTTCTTGGAAGAGCTATGATGATCCTTCTAATGGTGACTACACCTACAGTGTTGACCCTCGTGGAATTCCTCAGCTTTTTCTAAAcaagaggaacaagaaaatCTTCAGAAGTGGACCATGGTATGGGCAACAGTTCAAAGGTGATCCAGTTCTCAGTTCAAACCCGGTTTTCAAAGCAGTATTTGTTTTTGATTCTGATGAAGTTTCTTACTCATATGAGGCTAAGGACAACATGATCTCGAGGTTCGTGCTTACGCCATCCGGTTCCATTCGCCATTTCTCTTGGAATGATCACAAGTCAAGCTGGGTTTCTGAGTTCTCAGTCCAAGGGGACCATTGTGATGATTATGCCCTTTGTGGTGCTTATGGAAGTTGCAGCATTGTTAAGAGCTCTTCCCCTAGTTGCAAGTGTTTGAAGGGTTTTGAGCCTAGAAAAGCTCAAGATTGGTCAAGTGGATGTGTGAGGGAGGATTCAAAGGGTTGCAAAAGTGGAGGAGACTCATTTGAGAAGCTTACAGGGTTGAAACTACCAGATTCTGCAGAGTTTCATGCAAACTATAGCATTAGCATTAATCACTGTGAGGCAGAATGCTTGAAGAATTGTTCTTGTGTAGCTTATGCTAAATTAGATGTGAATGCAAGTGGCAAAGGATGTGTTACTTGGTTTGGAGATTTGTTTGATATTAGAGAGGCTCCTGTGTATGGTCAAGATCTCTATGTCAGAGTTTCAGCTTCACAACTAG ATTCAAATGTTGGTagaaacaaaaagaagataTTCATACTGCTTCCTGTGGCAGTATCCTTAACTTCAACAATTGTTGTTTTAGCTTTGTGGTTCATAATTAAGACATGGCAAAGAAATGGAG TTGAAAAAGAGGACCTTCAATTTAATGATGGAAGAGGTAGTAGGAGTGAGAGGAATGAATATGAACTCCCATTATTTGAGATTGCCATCATTGAAGCTGCAACTATGAATTTCTCTGTTTACAACAAGATTGGAGAAGGTGGATTTGGTCTTGTATACAAG GGTGAACTTCCATCAGGACAAGAAATAGCAGTGAAGAAACTCTTGGAAACTTCTGGACAAGGTCTGCAGGAGTTCAAGAATGAGGTGATTTTGATCTCCCAACTTCAGCACCGAAATCTTGTAAAGCTTCTTGGTTGCTGCATTCATGGAGAAGACAAGATGTTGGTCTATGAATACATGCCAAACAAAAGCTTGGACTCATTATTATTTG ATGAAACCAAGCGTCCTGTCCTCAATTGGCAGAAGAGGCTAGACATTATCATTGGTATCGCGAGAGGGCTTCTATACCTTCATAGAGATTCAAGGCTAAGAATAGTCCATAGAGACCTAAAAGCAAGTAATGTTCTTTTAGATATTAACATGAATCCAAAGATTTCCGACTTTGGAATGGCTAGAATGTTTGGCGGAGATCAAACTGAAGCAATGACCAAGAGAGTGGTTGGAACCTA CGGTTATATGTCGCCGGAGTATGCAATAGACGGTCAATTCTCTTTTAAATCAGATGTCTTTAGCTTTGGTGTTTTACTGTTGGAAATATTGAGCGGCAAGAGAAACAAAGGATTCTTGCACCCAGATCACAAACTCAATCTTTTAGGCCAT GCATGGAAGCTCTGGAATGAAGGTAAAGCATTAGAGCTGATGGATGGTTTACTTGAGAATGAGTTTCCTAGCTCTGAAGCTCTAAGGTGTATACAAGTGGGACTCTCATGCGTTCAACACCGCCCAGAAGACAGGCCAACAATGTCACTAGTTCTTGTGATGTTGGATAGTGAGAGTGCAGTGCTGCCACAACCTGGAAGACCAGGATTATATTCAGAGAGATTTTTTTCAGAGACAGATTCAACTTCACTTGCTAGACTCAACTCTAGTTCCAATCACATCAATGTCACCTTAGTAGAGGGTCGTTAA
- the LOC107468581 gene encoding receptor-like serine/threonine-protein kinase SD1-8 gives MRVFFTHLNSLIIILISFFFITSSTSFDALTGTQILTTNQTLLSENQTFVLGFFRDSNTNYYLGIWYNNIIPQTIVWVANRDNPVDNSTGYLKIGDNGNFVLLNSSGNPAWSSNQTSAKNPVLQLLDTGNLVLKDSEQSNNYLWQSFDYPTDTLLPGMKLGWNFDTGVEKHLTSWKVTGEDPSSGDYTYKLDYRGLPEIFLRRKQTIIYRTGPWNGERFSGVPTMNADTHSIVFSFSDDAHGVFYYFSIGNASLLSRLTVTSDSDGELQRWTWTESSESWNEFWYAPADQCDHYRECGPYGVCDSNASPVCTCMKGFSPKNPQAWNLRDGSGGCVRNTGLNCSTDKFLHLENMKLPETSSVFMNKSMTLDECGSLCKRNCSCTAYANIDIRNGGSGCVMWLGQLFDMRVNGMDGQDLYVRLAAADIGSTSSNKNHRAVLAIGITLGALVLVLGLVAIRYLRKKRRQSSRGDERNMDDLKLPMFDFDTLSMATNNFSQDNKLGEGGFGSVYKGRLIEGQEIAVKRLSENSGQGINEFKNEIKLIAKLQHRNLVRLLGCCIEKNEKMVVYEYMENRGLDSILFDKSKNLLLNWERRYNIIYGIARGLLYLHQDSRFRIIHRDLKISNILLDIEMNPKISDFGMARVFDKDQIQEKTARVVGTYGYMSPEYIMDGNFSIKSDVYSFGVMVLEIITGKRNRFFSDNDKLNLLENVWRRWHEGTILTLVDSSMGNSYTESEVLRCIHVGLLCVQECVEDRPTMSSVILMLSSEAALMPCPKNPGFFLRRNHAETSSRNQDKTESVNQVSVTLLNAR, from the exons ATGAGAGTCTTCTTCACTCACCTTAACtccctcatcatcattcttattagcttcttcttcatcacttcATCAACCTCTTTCGATGCTTTAACCGGAACACAAATCCTCACAACCAACCAAACCTTGTTGTCAGAAAACCAAACCTTCGTTCTAGGCTTCTTTAGAGATTCCAACACCAACTATTACCTCGGAATATGGTACAACAACATTATTCCTCAAACAATAGTTTGGGTTGCAAACAGAGACAACCCTGTTGACAACTCTACCGGCTATCTCAAGATCGGAGACAACGGAAACTTTGTCCTCCTCAATTCATCCGGGAACCCCGCATGGTCCTCCAACCAAACCAGCGCCAAGAATCCTGTTCTCCAGCTCCTCGATACCGGTAACCTTGTTCTCAAAGATTCAGAGCAGAGCAATAACTACCTATGGCAGAGCTTCGATTACCCAACAGATACTTTGCTACCTGGGATGAAATTGGGTTGGAACTTCGACACAGGAGTTGAGAAGCACTTAACATCGTGGAAGGTCACAGGTGAAGACCCTTCTTCCGGTGACTACACTTACAAGCTAGATTACCGCGGTTTACCTGAGATTTTTCTCAGGAGAAAGCAGACTATCATATACCGAACTGGTCCTTGGAATGGTGAGAGATTCAGCGGGGTTCCAACGATGAACGCCGATACTCATTCCATTGTGTTCAGCTTCTCCGATGACGCGCACGGCGTGTTCTACTATTTCTCCATCGGGAACGCTTCTTTGTTATCGAGGCTAACGGTGACCTCAGATTCAGACGGAGAACTTCAACGGTGGACGTGGACAGAGAGCAGCGAATCTTGGAACGAGTTCTGGTACGCACCGGCGGATCAATGCGACCATTACAGGGAGTGTGGTCCGTACGGAGTGTGTGACAGTAATGCATCGCCGGTTTGCACATGTATGAAAGGGTTCAGTCCTAAGAACCCTCAGGCTTGGAATCTGAGAGATGGATCTGGCGGGTGTGTGAGGAACACGGGTTTGAATTGTTCGACTGACAAGTTCTTGCATCTTGAGAACATGAAGCTGCCGGAGACAAGCAGCGTGTTTATGAATAAGAGTATGACACTTGATGAATGTGGGAGTTTGTGTAAGAGGAATTGTTCATGCACTGCATATGCAAACATCGATATCAGAAATGGAGGAAGTGGCTGTGTCATGTGGCTTGGCCAACTCTTTGACATGAGAGTCAACGGTATGGATGGCCAAGATCTATATGTCAGATTGGCAGCTGCTGATATAG GATCTACTAGCTCCAACAAGAATCACAGAGCAGTTCTGGCTATTGGCATCACACTTGGTGCACTTGTTTTAGTTTTGGGATTGGTTGCTATTCGTTACTTAAGGAAGAAGAGACGACAAAGTTCTAGAG GTGACGAAAGGAACATGGATGATCTGAAATTGCCAATGTTTGATTTTGATACCCTATCGATGGCTACAAATAATTTCTCTCAAGATAATAAACTTGGAGAAGGAGGCTTCGGTAGTGTTTATAAG GGTAGATTGATTGAAGGTCAAGAAATTGCTGTAAAAAGGTTATCAGAAAATTCTGGACAAGgaattaatgaatttaaaaatgaaatcaaattaattgcCAAACTCCAACATCGAAATCTAGTCCGATTACTTGGTTGCTGCATTGAGAAGAATGAGAAGATGGTGGTCTATGAATATATGGAAAATAGGGGACTTGATTCCATTTTGTTTG ACAAATCAAAAAATCTCTTGCTTAATTGGGAGAGGCgctataatattatatatggaaTAGCTAGAGGACTTCTTTATTTGCATCAAGATTCAAGATTTCGAATTATTCATAGAGATCTCAAGATAAGcaatatattattagatattGAAATGAATCCAAAGATATCAGACTTTGGAATGGCCAGAGTTTTTGACAAAGATCAAATACAAGAAAAAACAGCAAGAGTTGTTGGAACATA tgGTTATATGTCTCCTGAATATATTATGGATGGAAACTTTTCAATAAAATCTGATGTTTATAGCTTTGGAGTCATGGTATTGGAAATTATAACTGGAAAAAGAAATAGATTTTTCAGTGACAACGACAAATTGAATCTTCTGGAAAAT GTTTGGAGACGTTGGCATGAAGGAACTATATTAACATTGGTTGATTCATCCATGGGCAATTCATATACAGAATCAGAAGTTTTAAGATGCATACATGTTGGTCTCTTATGTGTTCAAGAATGTGTAGAAGATAGACCAACAATGTCTTCAGTGATTTTAATGTTGAGTAGTGAAGCTGCATTAATGCCATGTCCAAAAAATCCTGGATTTTTTCTAAGAAGGAATCATGCAGAAACATCTTCAAGAAATCAAGATAAAACAGAGAGTGTAAATCAAGTTAGTGTTACATTACTAAATGCTAGGTag